The proteins below come from a single Gordonia pseudamarae genomic window:
- a CDS encoding transglutaminase family protein, whose product MSARENTSAAFTTVGGGVRAPHTRRYRVMHRTAYSYNDVVSSSYGRCYLRPRDLRHQRVLSAGVTIDPVPDDRSTGIDVYGNSDVYFHVHSPHRELVVTAESLVEVDPIAPELFESPGATQRWEQARPGPAGSAVLREFAMDLYPPEITPAVHAYAAQVFVPGRPLLEAVGELTTRIFHDFTYESGSTAISTKVDTVLERRKGVCQDFARVALACLRSVGLAGRYESGYLATDPPPGRERIYGADASHAWAAVWVPGDAGAPAGPGQDPDAAEPGYWVAFDPTNDKWVDERHVTVAWGRDYDDVPPLRGVIYTDSTRSEISVSVDVGPVDPV is encoded by the coding sequence ATGTCGGCGCGCGAGAACACCTCGGCGGCCTTCACGACCGTCGGCGGCGGTGTGCGGGCGCCGCACACCCGTCGCTATCGGGTGATGCATCGCACGGCCTACAGCTACAACGATGTGGTCTCCTCGTCCTACGGCCGCTGCTATCTGCGGCCCCGGGATCTGCGGCACCAGCGTGTGCTCTCCGCGGGGGTGACCATCGATCCGGTGCCGGACGACCGGTCGACGGGTATCGACGTGTACGGCAACAGCGATGTCTATTTCCACGTGCATTCCCCGCATCGTGAGCTGGTGGTGACCGCCGAGTCGCTGGTCGAGGTCGATCCGATCGCGCCGGAGCTGTTCGAGTCGCCCGGCGCGACGCAGCGCTGGGAGCAGGCCCGTCCCGGGCCGGCCGGGTCGGCGGTGCTGCGTGAGTTCGCGATGGACCTCTATCCACCGGAGATCACGCCCGCGGTACACGCCTATGCAGCGCAGGTGTTCGTTCCGGGACGGCCGCTGCTGGAGGCGGTGGGTGAGCTGACCACCAGGATCTTCCACGACTTCACCTACGAATCGGGTTCGACGGCCATCAGCACGAAGGTCGACACGGTGCTCGAGCGGCGCAAGGGTGTGTGCCAGGATTTCGCCCGGGTCGCGCTGGCGTGTCTGCGGTCGGTGGGGCTGGCCGGGCGGTACGAGTCCGGGTACCTGGCCACCGATCCGCCGCCGGGGCGGGAACGGATCTACGGCGCCGACGCCAGCCATGCCTGGGCCGCGGTGTGGGTGCCCGGCGATGCCGGTGCTCCCGCAGGCCCCGGTCAGGATCCGGACGCCGCCGAACCGGGCTATTGGGTGGCCTTCGATCCGACCAACGACAAGTGGGTGGACGAGCGGCACGTGACGGTGGCGTGGGGGCGAGACTACGACGATGTGCCGCCGCTACGTGGGGTGATCTACACCGATTCGACGCGCAGTGAGATCTCGGTGTCGGTCGA